One genomic region from Oncorhynchus keta strain PuntledgeMale-10-30-2019 chromosome 33, Oket_V2, whole genome shotgun sequence encodes:
- the LOC127906012 gene encoding transmembrane protein 53-like: protein MTELPTTKGRSSVSLSTPLLPDLPSHHDISSVLTLYALDIPILSPSSPTSSPRPLLLLFPWLGARPGAMAKYRDFYLERSLDILSVESTVWHFLWPRWGLEYGSEVLEVLGDPRFKGRPLLVHAFSIGGYTFTQLLSQMVREPHKYPGLAQRVVGHVYDSMVFGSLEHMAKGLGLTLFPHIEPLVRCTALLYFWLFKSQTVYYYDKSLQVFYNNPVTSPALFFFCENDPLCDPVALEAVLDFWRKQGIVVETRKWKESVHAAHLRCHPEEYLSTLENFVHSLKIAPLRAKM, encoded by the exons ATGACAGAACTGCCCACCACCAAGGGACGAAGCAGCGTG tccctctccacccccttgcTCCCAGACTTGCCCTCTCACCACGACATTTCCTCAGTTCTCACCCTTTACGCTTTGGATATaccaatcctctctccatcctcgcCCACCTCCTCCCCCCGTCCCCTCCTCCTGCTTTTCCCGTGGCTGGGCGCCCGACCGGGGGCCATGGCGAAGTACCGGGACTTCTACCTGGAACGCAGCCTGGACATCCTATCAGTGGAGAGCACTGTGTGGCACTTCCTGTGGCCTCGCTGGGGGCTGGAGTATGGGTCTGAGGTCCTGGAGGTCCTGGGAGACCCGCGTTTCAAAGGTCGCCCCCTTCTGGTCCATGCCTTCTCCATCGGCGGGTACACCTTCACCCAGCTGCTCAGCCAGATGGTCAGGGAGCCACACAAGTACCCAGGCCTGGCCCAACGGGTCGTAGGACATGTCTATGACAGCATGGTGTTCGGGTCGCTGGAGCATATGGCTAAag GCCTGGGTCTGACCCTGTTCCCTCATATTGAGCCCCTGGTGCGATGCACTGCTCTGCTCTACTTCTGGCTCTTCAAGTCCCAGACGGTGTACTACTACGACAAGTCACTCCAGGTCTTCTACAACAACCCCGTCACCTCCCCGGCGCTCTTCTTCTTCTGCGAGAACGACCCGCTGTGCGACCCCGTCGCCCTGGAGGCGGTCCTCGACTTCTGGAGGAAGCAGGGCATTGTTGTGGAAACCAGGAAGTGGAAGGAGTCTGTGCACGCTGCTCATCTACGCTGTCACCCAGAGGAGTATCTCTCCACACTGGAGAATTTTGTTCACTCGCTCAAAATCGCCCCCCTCAGGGCTAAGATGTAA